From Euzebya sp., the proteins below share one genomic window:
- a CDS encoding DUF433 domain-containing protein, producing MAGVPCIRGLRMPVATVVGMAADGMTDDEILTDFPYVEAEDIQAALRYAAEAVVSCHEHGTTLRQVLPDGWDHRVASRGTTSRGWGRLKCSLRRR from the coding sequence ATGGCGGGTGTCCCCTGCATCCGGGGTCTGCGCATGCCTGTGGCCACGGTCGTCGGGATGGCGGCCGACGGCATGACCGACGATGAGATCCTCACCGACTTCCCGTACGTGGAGGCCGAGGACATCCAAGCGGCGCTGCGGTACGCCGCCGAAGCCGTTGTCAGCTGCCATGAGCATGGGACCACCCTGAGGCAGGTTCTGCCAGATGGATGGGACCACCGTGTTGCCAGTCGTGGGACCACCTCCCGGGGGTGGGGTCGCCTGAAGTGTTCGCTCCGTCGTCGT
- a CDS encoding thiolase family protein has translation MCPADPAFRTAAIPVDAAWSSPFVRWQGALGGVSSLDVAAWVTTAAAADRGIDPSDLTRLVLGWTVPQEGIFYGAPTVAARIGAPGISGPMVSQACATGAVSIETAAVLVDHDPDEVVLVVTTDRTSNGPVLTYPSPSAPGGAPTVEHWVLDSFKRDPWAGKSMVATAEAVAAEAGMSREQVDEMTLLRYEQYQTALADDRAFQRRYMVPIEIPGRKGTTVIEADEGVFPTTAEGLAKLAPVDPDGIVTFGSQTHPADGTAGMVVTSAERARELAGGGPIGRILGTGQSRVPAAEMPKAPVPAAARALAAAGLGFDDVDAVTMHDPFAVNDIWFSEQTAIPAEKVNERGSSLVFGHPQGPTGTRLVIELLHRLAERGGGIGLFTGCAAGDTGAALVVEVT, from the coding sequence ATGTGCCCTGCCGATCCTGCCTTCCGCACCGCCGCCATCCCCGTCGACGCCGCCTGGTCCTCGCCGTTCGTGCGCTGGCAGGGCGCGCTCGGCGGGGTGTCGAGCCTGGATGTCGCCGCCTGGGTGACAACCGCTGCGGCGGCTGATCGCGGGATCGACCCGTCCGACCTCACCCGGTTGGTGCTGGGCTGGACGGTCCCCCAGGAGGGCATCTTCTACGGCGCCCCGACCGTGGCGGCGCGCATCGGTGCCCCCGGAATCTCCGGCCCGATGGTGTCCCAGGCCTGTGCCACCGGGGCGGTCAGCATCGAAACGGCCGCGGTGCTCGTCGACCACGACCCGGACGAGGTCGTGCTGGTCGTCACCACCGACCGGACCAGCAACGGGCCGGTGCTGACCTACCCCTCCCCTTCGGCCCCCGGTGGGGCGCCGACGGTCGAGCACTGGGTGCTCGACAGCTTCAAGCGGGACCCGTGGGCGGGCAAGTCGATGGTCGCCACCGCCGAGGCGGTCGCCGCTGAGGCGGGCATGAGCCGCGAGCAGGTCGACGAGATGACGTTGCTCCGCTACGAGCAGTACCAGACCGCACTGGCCGACGACCGCGCGTTCCAGCGGCGCTACATGGTCCCCATCGAGATCCCCGGTCGGAAGGGCACCACGGTCATCGAGGCCGACGAGGGCGTGTTCCCGACCACCGCGGAGGGACTGGCGAAGCTCGCCCCGGTCGACCCCGACGGCATCGTCACGTTCGGCTCCCAGACCCACCCCGCGGACGGGACCGCCGGCATGGTGGTCACATCGGCCGAGCGGGCACGCGAGTTGGCCGGCGGCGGCCCGATCGGGCGGATCCTCGGGACCGGCCAGTCCCGCGTCCCGGCTGCGGAGATGCCCAAGGCTCCCGTGCCGGCCGCCGCCCGTGCGCTGGCCGCCGCTGGCCTGGGCTTCGACGACGTGGACGCGGTGACGATGCACGACCCGTTCGCCGTGAACGACATCTGGTTCTCCGAGCAGACAGCCATCCCTGCGGAGAAGGTCAACGAGCGCGGCTCGAGTCTGGTCTTCGGCCACCCCCAGGGCCCCACGGGCACGCGCCTGGTCATCGAACTGCTCCACCGCCTGGCAGAACGCGGCGGCGGCATCGGGCTCTTCACCGGCTGCGCCGCCGGCGACACCGGCGCCGCTCTGGTGGTCGAGGTCACCTGA
- a CDS encoding helix-turn-helix domain-containing protein, which yields MAARDAVEVDRRVEALTRLGQVLTSTADYEAALEKLIATISELLDVESAGFMLFDPATAHLVLQQPAFGISDPSAIRAYRVPVSGHGNAVRVFTTQRPYVTNDAPTDSSVLAEYVSLYAARNICTVPLVVEDRAIGVCHAINKRGDFSDADLALFTAMAPLLAVSVQSAALFRDVRAQRERLERAVFLQAQLSRTAFEAPGLHSMTARLADLVDRPVMVLDPGLRPLAAARWPDSHSPRDDWIEGASPDVIDAQDSTRPRVVPIAVGAREGGYLAVLDPAGALDDIDAGAIEHAATIFALEMLRERTAVEAESRVHSDMMGELFDAAHRDEREAMQLLEDLGYTMPGPWRVARVRVRWPGGRRGGLGDEVQPPQVRMHPLVRQRCLEVLEAAAAAPWRAGFLILLPATVDEPDADAEIAARLLAELQRTAEEIRHGSGVAMAVSSPAVSPSELGARLGEAEQGLAIARRIGAEDRPLMFEHLGVYQVLLGGGGQREHARFVDAALGPLVAHDERHGTELVATLRGYVAADYNAAAASRALFVHPNTLAYRLRTIRRLLAGDPSKGDLRLQVELAFRLADLAPAGGHRLLAPRDVGDASTG from the coding sequence ATGGCAGCGCGCGATGCAGTTGAGGTCGACCGCCGTGTGGAGGCCCTGACCCGGCTCGGGCAGGTCCTGACCTCGACCGCGGACTACGAGGCGGCCCTCGAGAAGCTGATCGCGACGATCAGCGAGCTGCTCGACGTCGAGAGCGCCGGCTTCATGCTCTTCGACCCCGCCACGGCCCATCTGGTCCTGCAACAGCCCGCCTTCGGCATCTCCGATCCCTCGGCGATCCGGGCGTACCGGGTGCCGGTCAGCGGTCACGGGAACGCCGTGCGGGTGTTCACCACCCAGCGGCCCTACGTCACCAACGACGCGCCGACCGACTCCTCGGTCCTGGCGGAGTACGTCTCCCTCTACGCCGCCCGCAACATCTGCACCGTCCCCCTGGTCGTCGAGGACCGCGCGATCGGGGTCTGCCACGCCATCAACAAGCGTGGCGACTTCAGCGATGCCGACCTCGCCCTGTTCACCGCGATGGCACCGCTCCTCGCGGTCAGCGTCCAGTCCGCGGCCCTGTTCCGCGACGTCCGGGCGCAGCGGGAACGGTTGGAGCGCGCGGTCTTCCTGCAGGCCCAGCTGTCCCGCACCGCGTTCGAGGCACCCGGGCTGCACAGCATGACCGCGCGCCTCGCCGATCTCGTGGACCGCCCGGTGATGGTCCTCGATCCCGGCCTCCGCCCGCTTGCGGCTGCCCGCTGGCCCGACAGCCACAGTCCGCGCGACGACTGGATCGAGGGGGCATCTCCCGACGTCATCGACGCCCAGGACAGCACACGGCCGCGGGTCGTGCCGATCGCCGTGGGCGCCCGTGAGGGCGGCTACCTCGCGGTGTTGGACCCCGCAGGGGCCCTGGACGACATCGATGCCGGCGCGATCGAGCACGCCGCGACGATCTTCGCGCTGGAGATGCTGCGGGAGCGCACCGCGGTCGAGGCGGAGTCACGTGTCCACTCCGACATGATGGGCGAGCTGTTCGACGCCGCCCACCGCGACGAGCGCGAGGCGATGCAGCTGCTCGAGGACCTCGGCTACACGATGCCGGGACCCTGGCGGGTCGCCAGGGTCCGGGTCCGCTGGCCAGGCGGCCGGCGGGGCGGGCTGGGCGATGAGGTGCAACCGCCGCAGGTCCGCATGCACCCCCTCGTCCGGCAGCGCTGTCTCGAGGTGCTGGAGGCCGCCGCGGCCGCCCCGTGGCGTGCGGGCTTCCTGATCCTGCTGCCAGCCACCGTCGACGAACCGGACGCCGACGCCGAGATCGCGGCCCGGCTGCTGGCAGAGCTGCAGCGGACGGCTGAGGAGATCCGCCACGGCTCCGGCGTGGCGATGGCCGTCAGCTCGCCGGCGGTCAGCCCGTCCGAGCTGGGCGCACGCCTCGGCGAGGCCGAGCAGGGCCTCGCGATCGCCCGCCGCATCGGCGCGGAGGACCGGCCGCTGATGTTCGAGCACCTCGGCGTCTACCAGGTGCTCCTGGGCGGCGGCGGCCAGCGCGAGCACGCCCGCTTCGTCGACGCCGCGCTCGGCCCGCTTGTCGCGCACGACGAGCGGCACGGCACGGAGCTGGTCGCCACCCTCCGCGGGTACGTGGCCGCGGACTACAACGCTGCGGCCGCATCTCGGGCGTTGTTCGTGCACCCCAACACCCTGGCGTACCGGCTCAGGACCATCCGTCGGCTCCTCGCCGGCGACCCGTCCAAGGGCGACCTCCGGCTGCAGGTCGAGCTCGCGTTCCGGTTGGCGGACCTGGCTCCGGCTGGTGGGCACCGCCTCCTCGCCCCACGAGACGTCGGCGACGCATCCACTGGTTGA
- a CDS encoding hydantoinase/oxoprolinase family protein, whose amino-acid sequence MLTIDIDTGGTMTDGLVSGDGQVRSFKVETTPHDVTIAFMELLDGVRESLGYADLRSLLADVDVIRWSSTITSNVLAQRTGPKIGLLVSAGHTDDLYDADAAAAVVGTLVEAEDISSIAPDADEQTVRRAIKSLLDRGIRRINVSLEDAFHDPSAEQRIIDLITEDYPDHFLGSIPALAGSEIVLRPDDATRTVASLINAYVHPALATTLYRAEETVRDTHGWRGNVLIGHINGGVARIGKTKAFDTIESGPIFGTYACAAAAREAGDGRVLAIDVGGTTAKVSAVEDGQPVLLPRGDLFDIPVELDMPLLRSVALGGGSIAAVRDGQVVLGPESMGAAPGPACYGLGGRKATVTDALLVVGFLSPTAFLDGRRTLDVEKAREALARDVGEPLGVDADTAATRVVEAAWDVAATLAREAAEEAGWDPSTCTVYGYGGNGPLFATAVAERLGASAARVFRHGSVYSAFGSAISDVVHVYECALVHGGEQLGRVADDLAAQARRDLRGEGFDPTHATFTWELRSDRDSQTSTGEGPSGIQDRLDGTPELVRLTARHPLPTLERSRLEPGSATPRDARPSPYGVDERIPTFDADGLVGAAVEGPALVDGGSFTWLATRGWRVATDDHGDAVLSRA is encoded by the coding sequence GTGCTCACGATCGACATCGACACCGGCGGCACCATGACCGACGGGCTGGTCAGTGGGGACGGCCAGGTCAGGTCGTTCAAGGTGGAGACGACGCCCCACGACGTGACGATCGCGTTCATGGAGCTGCTCGACGGCGTCCGGGAGTCTCTCGGGTACGCCGACCTGCGCAGCCTGCTCGCCGACGTCGACGTCATCCGGTGGTCCTCGACGATCACCTCCAACGTCCTGGCCCAGCGGACCGGCCCGAAGATCGGGCTGCTCGTCAGTGCCGGCCACACCGACGACCTCTACGACGCCGACGCGGCCGCAGCCGTGGTGGGCACCCTCGTGGAGGCCGAGGACATCTCGAGCATCGCACCTGACGCCGACGAGCAGACGGTGCGACGGGCGATCAAGTCGCTGCTCGACCGCGGCATCCGGCGGATCAACGTGTCGCTCGAGGACGCCTTCCACGACCCCAGCGCCGAGCAGCGGATCATCGACCTGATCACCGAGGACTACCCCGACCACTTCCTCGGCTCGATCCCCGCGCTCGCAGGGAGCGAGATCGTCCTGCGCCCCGACGACGCCACGCGCACCGTCGCCTCCCTCATCAACGCCTACGTGCACCCGGCGCTGGCCACCACCCTCTACCGTGCCGAGGAGACCGTCCGTGACACCCACGGGTGGCGTGGGAACGTGCTCATCGGCCACATCAACGGCGGGGTGGCGCGGATCGGCAAGACCAAGGCGTTCGACACGATCGAGTCCGGCCCGATCTTCGGAACCTATGCCTGCGCCGCCGCGGCGCGCGAGGCTGGCGACGGGCGGGTCCTGGCCATCGACGTCGGCGGCACCACGGCGAAGGTATCCGCCGTCGAGGACGGTCAGCCGGTGCTGCTACCCCGCGGGGACCTGTTCGACATCCCCGTCGAGCTCGACATGCCGCTGCTGCGCTCGGTCGCCCTCGGCGGCGGCTCGATCGCCGCCGTGCGCGACGGCCAGGTCGTCCTCGGACCCGAGAGCATGGGCGCCGCGCCCGGGCCGGCCTGCTACGGGCTGGGAGGCCGCAAGGCGACCGTCACCGATGCCCTCCTCGTCGTCGGGTTCCTGTCACCGACGGCCTTCCTCGACGGTCGGCGCACCCTGGACGTCGAGAAGGCTCGTGAGGCCCTCGCCCGCGACGTCGGCGAGCCGCTCGGCGTCGATGCCGACACCGCTGCCACCCGGGTGGTGGAGGCCGCGTGGGACGTCGCCGCCACCCTGGCTCGCGAGGCCGCGGAGGAGGCCGGCTGGGACCCTTCGACCTGCACCGTCTACGGTTACGGCGGCAACGGGCCGCTGTTCGCGACCGCGGTCGCCGAGCGCCTCGGTGCTTCGGCCGCACGGGTGTTCCGCCACGGCAGCGTCTACTCCGCCTTCGGGTCGGCGATCTCCGACGTCGTCCACGTCTACGAGTGCGCACTGGTCCACGGCGGTGAGCAGCTGGGACGTGTCGCCGACGACCTGGCCGCCCAGGCTCGACGTGACCTCCGGGGCGAGGGGTTCGACCCGACCCACGCGACGTTCACCTGGGAGCTGCGCAGCGACCGCGATTCGCAGACGTCGACCGGGGAGGGGCCTTCCGGCATCCAGGACCGGCTCGACGGCACCCCGGAGCTGGTGCGGCTGACCGCTCGCCACCCCCTCCCGACCCTCGAGCGGTCCCGGCTCGAGCCCGGGTCCGCGACGCCGCGGGACGCCCGTCCCTCCCCCTACGGGGTCGACGAGCGGATTCCGACCTTCGACGCCGACGGGCTGGTCGGTGCTGCCGTGGAGGGGCCGGCACTGGTCGACGGCGGCTCGTTCACCTGGTTGGCGACCCGCGGCTGGCGGGTCGCCACGGACGACCACGGCGACGCGGTCCTCTCCCGCGCCTGA
- a CDS encoding acetone carboxylase subunit gamma encodes MSTRIHIAEYLDADLDTERWHCHDCGHDIGPLREDYKRGLLVGERDPSEIHPPGIEGDYTFAPRGEWIRILEFYCPGCARQIETEYLPPGHPLTHDTALDVDAIKARLASDEVRIDDDMKLEEVRQP; translated from the coding sequence ATGAGCACACGCATCCACATCGCGGAGTACCTCGACGCGGATCTGGACACCGAGCGCTGGCACTGCCACGACTGCGGCCACGACATCGGCCCGCTCCGCGAGGACTACAAGCGGGGCCTGCTGGTCGGCGAGCGCGACCCCTCCGAGATCCACCCGCCGGGCATCGAGGGCGACTACACCTTCGCCCCGCGCGGGGAGTGGATCCGGATCCTCGAGTTCTACTGCCCCGGCTGCGCCCGCCAGATCGAGACCGAGTACCTGCCGCCCGGCCATCCCCTCACCCACGACACCGCCCTGGACGTCGACGCCATCAAGGCCCGGCTGGCAAGCGACGAGGTCCGCATCGACGACGACATGAAGCTGGAAGAGGTGCGTCAACCATGA
- a CDS encoding hydantoinase/oxoprolinase family protein yields the protein MKAIDIDVGGTFTDLVLSWDDQRLVAKAPTTPYDLSVGFVNVLTAGAEQLGLALDDLLPQVEIVRYSTTVAMNRLIERKGPKLGLITTEGHEDAILIGRGAQWVDGTRINERRNLAVQRKPEPLVDRDMIVGVAERVDSAGTVVRPLDERDVRDKLRRLVDAGARGIAVSLLWSFANPEHERMVRRIIREEYKSYHVGYLPVVLSHEVVGKAGEYERTMTAILDAYLQTSIKFELETTWDQLRNHGYTGSFLLTHNTGGSAEIFKTTASRTFNGGPVAGLMGSYHIGQALGYRNVIASDVGGTSFDVGMVVDSSVRSYEFRPIIDRWMVGISMLQTTTMGAGGGSIAWINSLLGNRLEVGPRSAGSYPGPACYDLGGTEPTVTDADVVLGYIAPDSYFGGNMPLNPDLAAEAIRTRIAEPLGLELDEAAALIRRIVEENMASAIKREVHLRGYHPEDFAIFAFGGGGPTHVAGYRAEVPTAVIFPQAPVFSALGSSVMDIMHVYEQSGRLQYMAPMTGEIVIDADEFNTVVDGLIERATTDLQAEGLDAEQAVFSVELDMLYGGQVQVKRVASPLTRITSADDAQRIYDSFEKEFSDAFSPHVVNKPGGVYLDAIVLKATIPTQKLELEEHELGAADPSAARTTSRSAYWPVLDQRVDTDVYSFEALRPGNVVTGPGIVEMEFSTIVVPPGQQLRIDRHGLGILSGADADADTDPAQTAADRAAKGAER from the coding sequence ATGAAGGCCATCGACATCGACGTCGGGGGGACGTTCACCGATCTCGTCCTCAGCTGGGACGACCAGCGCCTGGTCGCGAAGGCGCCGACCACGCCCTACGACCTGTCGGTTGGGTTCGTCAACGTCCTCACGGCCGGCGCGGAGCAGCTCGGCCTGGCGCTCGACGACCTGCTGCCGCAGGTGGAGATCGTCCGCTACTCGACGACGGTCGCGATGAACCGGCTGATCGAGCGGAAGGGCCCGAAGCTCGGGCTGATCACCACAGAGGGACACGAGGATGCCATCCTCATCGGTCGGGGCGCGCAGTGGGTCGACGGCACCAGGATCAACGAGCGGCGCAACCTGGCGGTGCAGCGCAAGCCCGAGCCCCTGGTCGACCGCGACATGATCGTCGGCGTCGCCGAGCGGGTCGACTCGGCCGGCACGGTCGTCCGCCCTCTGGACGAGCGCGACGTCCGCGACAAGCTGCGACGCCTCGTCGACGCCGGCGCCCGGGGGATCGCAGTCAGCCTGCTCTGGTCGTTCGCGAACCCCGAGCACGAGCGGATGGTCCGCCGGATCATCCGCGAGGAGTACAAGAGCTACCACGTCGGGTACCTGCCGGTCGTGCTGTCCCACGAGGTGGTCGGCAAGGCCGGGGAGTACGAGCGGACGATGACCGCGATCCTCGACGCGTACCTGCAGACGTCCATCAAGTTCGAGCTCGAGACCACCTGGGACCAGCTGCGCAACCACGGCTACACCGGGAGCTTCCTCCTCACCCACAACACCGGCGGGTCCGCGGAGATCTTCAAGACGACCGCCAGCCGCACCTTCAACGGCGGTCCGGTGGCGGGGCTCATGGGCAGCTACCACATCGGCCAGGCCCTGGGCTACCGCAACGTGATCGCCTCCGACGTCGGCGGAACCTCCTTCGACGTCGGGATGGTCGTGGACAGCTCGGTACGCAGCTACGAGTTCCGGCCGATCATCGACCGCTGGATGGTCGGCATCTCGATGCTCCAGACCACGACGATGGGCGCCGGCGGTGGGTCGATCGCCTGGATCAACTCGCTGCTCGGCAACCGCCTCGAGGTCGGCCCGCGGTCAGCCGGCAGCTACCCCGGTCCGGCGTGCTACGACCTGGGCGGGACCGAGCCGACGGTGACCGACGCCGACGTGGTCCTGGGCTACATCGCGCCGGACAGCTACTTCGGCGGCAACATGCCCCTCAACCCTGACCTGGCGGCGGAGGCGATCCGGACGAGGATCGCCGAACCCCTCGGCCTCGAGCTCGACGAGGCTGCCGCGTTGATCCGCCGGATCGTCGAGGAGAACATGGCCTCGGCGATCAAGCGGGAGGTGCACCTCCGCGGGTACCACCCCGAGGACTTCGCCATCTTCGCCTTCGGCGGTGGCGGCCCGACGCACGTCGCCGGCTACCGGGCCGAGGTGCCGACCGCGGTGATCTTCCCCCAGGCACCGGTGTTCAGCGCCCTCGGCTCCTCGGTCATGGACATCATGCACGTGTACGAGCAGAGCGGGCGCCTCCAGTACATGGCGCCGATGACCGGCGAGATCGTGATCGACGCCGACGAGTTCAACACCGTCGTCGACGGGCTGATCGAGCGGGCCACCACCGACCTCCAAGCAGAGGGGCTGGATGCCGAGCAGGCCGTCTTCAGCGTCGAGCTAGACATGTTGTACGGCGGGCAGGTCCAGGTGAAGCGGGTCGCCTCCCCGCTGACGCGGATCACCTCTGCCGATGACGCCCAGCGGATCTACGACTCCTTCGAGAAGGAGTTCTCCGACGCCTTCAGCCCCCACGTCGTCAACAAGCCCGGCGGCGTGTACCTGGACGCGATCGTGCTGAAGGCGACCATCCCGACCCAGAAGCTCGAGCTCGAGGAGCACGAGTTGGGCGCCGCCGACCCCTCGGCCGCCCGGACGACCAGCCGGTCGGCGTACTGGCCGGTCCTCGACCAGCGCGTCGACACCGACGTCTACTCCTTCGAGGCGCTGCGGCCCGGCAACGTGGTGACCGGGCCCGGGATCGTCGAGATGGAGTTCTCCACCATCGTGGTGCCGCCCGGCCAGCAGCTCCGCATCGACCGGCACGGACTCGGGATCCTCAGCGGCGCCGACGCCGACGCCGACACCGACCCCGCCCAGACCGCAGCCGACCGCGCAGCAAAGGGAGCAGAGCGATGA
- a CDS encoding hydantoinase B/oxoprolinase family protein: protein MSHPSLEEKLASLKVTEADEDERRCADALVRGSYEIGVQRTADILDEGYEIFMRSSRSSMGVAGDSIVAIFNAKGDLVNASAGTYLHAVIPPIVIKYILDRHADNPGIHDGDIWYTNDALYGGIHNPDQVAIMPVFFEGELVAWTAALSHTTETGAVEPGGMPLAATARFEEGMNLPPMRVGTNFVLNHDVIEMFAAFGLRAEANVTVDMRARATTADRVRVRLLEMFQREGRDQVVGLLRRMLDEAEAGARARIAHWVDGTYRCNTFSDAAGLSEGLIRNCAMTMTKHGDHLQFDFTGTSPETPSSYNAHPQAVIGHMANYIYEYVFHDLPISSATFAPIDFTFPPNSILSPDARAATSCSVMAATGAMSAVANCISRARYGTDEWRQVAASQGNGGNAIVLAGISQWGANFADMIAYPINTEGQGARATQDGMDSYGFPWCAFGRAPDVESMENEFPMLIPFSSHWKDSGGHGKYRGGVGTAQLWVTHHVPMLFEMAIADNSIIQTPQPLFGGYAQPTVPGIVLEGIDITEALASAEAGTLTLEALLAGKFGGEVIAKPYGSAIHPVAQGQSIIIGLSTGGTGYGDPLDREPEDVAADVTKKMVSASVAQDVYGVTIDPVTGLLDAEATEESRQRIRDQRLERGVPYDEFVESWSQRKPDDSILTHFGSWPDGAVLEPLMRP, encoded by the coding sequence ATGAGCCACCCCAGCCTCGAGGAGAAGCTCGCCAGCCTCAAGGTCACCGAGGCCGACGAGGACGAACGCCGCTGCGCCGACGCGCTCGTGCGCGGCAGCTACGAGATCGGCGTCCAGCGGACCGCCGACATCCTGGATGAGGGCTACGAGATATTCATGCGCTCGTCCCGCTCGTCGATGGGGGTGGCCGGCGACTCGATCGTCGCGATCTTCAACGCCAAGGGCGACCTGGTGAACGCCTCGGCCGGGACCTACCTGCACGCGGTCATCCCGCCGATCGTCATCAAGTACATCCTGGACCGGCACGCCGACAACCCCGGCATCCACGACGGTGATATCTGGTACACCAACGACGCGCTCTACGGCGGGATCCACAACCCCGACCAGGTCGCGATCATGCCGGTGTTCTTCGAGGGGGAGCTCGTCGCCTGGACCGCCGCGCTGTCCCACACCACCGAGACCGGTGCGGTCGAGCCGGGCGGGATGCCGCTCGCCGCGACCGCCCGCTTCGAGGAAGGCATGAACCTGCCCCCCATGCGGGTCGGCACCAACTTCGTGCTCAACCACGACGTGATCGAGATGTTCGCCGCCTTCGGACTCAGGGCGGAGGCCAACGTCACCGTCGACATGCGCGCCCGGGCGACGACGGCCGACCGCGTCCGCGTCCGCCTGCTGGAGATGTTCCAGCGGGAGGGGCGCGACCAGGTCGTCGGCCTGCTCCGCCGGATGCTCGACGAGGCCGAGGCCGGCGCCCGCGCCCGCATCGCCCACTGGGTCGACGGGACCTACCGGTGCAACACCTTCTCGGACGCGGCGGGGCTCAGCGAAGGGCTGATCCGCAACTGCGCGATGACGATGACCAAGCACGGTGACCACCTGCAGTTCGACTTCACAGGCACCAGCCCGGAGACCCCGTCGAGCTACAACGCCCACCCCCAGGCGGTCATCGGGCACATGGCGAACTACATCTACGAGTACGTCTTCCACGACCTGCCGATCTCCTCGGCGACGTTCGCCCCGATCGACTTCACCTTCCCCCCGAACTCGATCCTCTCCCCGGACGCGCGTGCGGCCACGTCCTGCTCGGTGATGGCGGCGACGGGCGCGATGAGCGCGGTGGCGAACTGCATCTCGCGGGCCCGCTACGGCACCGACGAGTGGCGACAGGTGGCCGCCAGCCAGGGCAACGGCGGCAACGCGATCGTCCTGGCCGGCATCTCCCAGTGGGGCGCGAACTTCGCCGACATGATCGCCTACCCGATCAACACCGAGGGGCAGGGCGCCCGGGCCACCCAGGACGGCATGGACTCCTACGGCTTCCCGTGGTGCGCCTTCGGCCGTGCGCCGGACGTGGAGAGCATGGAGAACGAGTTCCCGATGCTGATCCCGTTCTCGAGCCACTGGAAGGACTCCGGCGGGCACGGCAAGTACCGCGGAGGGGTTGGGACCGCGCAGCTGTGGGTCACCCACCACGTCCCGATGCTGTTCGAGATGGCGATCGCGGACAACTCGATCATCCAGACCCCCCAGCCCCTGTTCGGCGGGTACGCCCAGCCGACGGTCCCGGGCATCGTCCTCGAGGGGATCGACATCACCGAGGCGCTGGCCTCTGCCGAGGCCGGCACGCTGACCCTCGAGGCGCTGCTGGCCGGGAAGTTCGGCGGCGAGGTGATCGCCAAGCCCTACGGCAGCGCGATCCACCCCGTCGCGCAGGGCCAGTCCATCATCATCGGGCTGTCGACCGGCGGCACCGGCTACGGCGACCCGCTCGACCGCGAACCCGAGGACGTCGCCGCGGACGTCACCAAGAAGATGGTGTCGGCCTCGGTCGCCCAGGACGTCTACGGCGTCACCATCGATCCGGTCACGGGCCTGCTCGACGCCGAGGCGACCGAGGAGTCCCGCCAGCGCATCCGCGACCAGCGGCTCGAGCGGGGCGTCCCCTACGACGAGTTCGTCGAGTCGTGGTCGCAGCGCAAGCCGGACGACTCGATCCTGACCCACTTCGGGTCCTGGCCCGACGGGGCGGTGCTCGAACCGCTGATGCGGCCGTGA